One segment of Primulina tabacum isolate GXHZ01 chromosome 14, ASM2559414v2, whole genome shotgun sequence DNA contains the following:
- the LOC142524083 gene encoding pentatricopeptide repeat-containing protein At3g13880-like, producing MKCQNLLFSFGRVITKCSYKCKPVDSVHFSLPLHTLCHGSIGNLNIYSNNRIITDLLKSGSLHIAFKMFDEMRERDVITWNIMISGYYRFGFSKESLVLYKRMVGSGMVENSSTFSTVLSLCSSKRLYGEGPVVHCRVIVLGFSLNLYIGSALVDLYLKMGRSDTALRLFGSLPERNLATWNVVLRGVCDTGRSKELLRLYDEMKLDNVEPNGLTFCYLIRGCGYERFLDEGMQLHCLVIKNGMVNSNLFIANSLVDFYSACGSFIDAWKSFKCIPPEDVISWNSMVSVCAGNGYSIDAIEIFQQMQRFGKKPSVSSFLQFLKLSSATKSTMLGKQIHGSVLKLNLDSKLVQSSLIDMYGKCGDIESSVAIFESVPERTLECCNCLMSSLLRFGLTEDVIELFGLMVDEKIGYDEASLSTTLKALSISTFASAASFGLLHCCSIKSGFEYDITVSCSLIDAYSRLGGVKFSRQVFNQITSPNVICFTSIISALARNGFGFECLEMFDTMIQNGLKPDKVTFLSVLTGCSYSGLVDEGRSVFHAMKTRCGLHPERQHYSCMVDLLGRAGFVNEAEKLLKDTPWQVDAIIWSSILRSCTIHHNEQAGKRAAKILIDLEPEDPALWLQASNFYYEIGDFETSKEFREVAVARKMRKDIGQSYIEVLDHG from the coding sequence ATGAAATGTCAAAACTTGCTGTTTTCCTTTGGCAGAGTGATAACAAAATGCTCTTACAAATGCAAACCTGTCGATTCAGTCCATTTTTCTCTACCCTTGCACACACTTTGCCACGGTAGTATTGGGAATTTGAATATTTACTCCAATAATAGAATCATTACTGACTTATTAAAATCCGGATCTTTACATATTGCATTCAAGATGTTTGATGAAATGCGGGAGCGTGATGTAATCACGTGGAACATTATGATTTCAGGGTACTATCGTTTTGGGTTCTCGAAGGAATCTTTGGTTCTTTATAAACGAATGGTTGGCTCGGGCATGGTGGAAAATTCATCGACATTTTCAACTGTTCTAAGTTTGTGTAGCTCCAAGAGGTTATACGGAGAAGGACCTGTAGTTCATTGTAGAGTTATTGTTCTTGGGTTTAGTTTGAACTTGTACATAGGCTCCGCCCTTGTCGATCTTTATTTGAAAATGGGTCGTTCTGATACTGCTTTAAGATTGTTTGGTAGCTTACCAGAGAGAAATTTGGCCACTTGGAATGTTGTGTTACGTGGGGTTTGTGATACAGGAAGATCGAAGGAGTTGTTAAGATTGTATGATGAAATGAAATTAGATAATGTGGAACCGAATGGGCTCACGTTTTGTTATTTGATTCGGGGGTGTGGATATGAGAGGTTTCTTGATGAGGGAATGCAGCTGCATTGTTTGGTTATCAAAAATGGAATGGTGAATTCAAATTTGTTTATAGCCAATTCTTTGGTTGACTTTTACTCTGCTTGTGGGAGTTTCATCGATGCATGGAAATCATTTAAGTGTATCCCACCCGAAGATGTGATTTCCTGGAATTCCATGGTTTCTGTTTGTGCAGGTAATGGTTACTCCATCGATGCTATTGAAATCTTTCAGCAAATGCAGCGTTTTGGTAAGAAGCCATCAGTTTCTTCATTCTTACAATTCTTGAAGTTATCCAGTGCAACAAAGAGTACAATGTTAGGGAAACAAATTCATGGTTCTGTTTTGAAGTTAAATTTGGACAGTAAACTTGTTCAATCTTCTTTGATCGATATGTATGGAAAATGTGGAGATATCGAGAGCTCGGTTGCTATATTTGAGAGTGTTCCAGAGAGAACTCTCGAGTGTTGTAACTGTCTTATGTCATCTTTACTGAGATTTGGTCTCACAGAGGACGTGATTGAATTGTTTGGTTTGATGGTTGATGAAAAAATTGGATATGATGAGGCTAGTCTTTCTACAACTTTGAAAGCACTATCGATATCAACATTTGCTAGCGCAGCAAGCTTCGGTTTGCTGCATTGTTGCTCTATAAAGTCGGGTTTTGAATATGACATCACAGTCTCTTGCTCTTTGATTGATGCATACTCTAGATTAGGTGGCGTTAAATTTTCTCGGCAGGTTTTTAATCAAATTACTTCCCCCAATGTCATCTGTTTTACATCAATCATTAGCGCACTAGCACGAAATGGATTTGGATTTGAGTGCCTTGAAATGTTTGACACAATGATCCAAAATGGTCTTAAACCAGACAAAGTAACATTTTTGAGCGTATTGACGGGTTGCAGCTATTCAGGACTTGTTGACGAGGGAAGATCCGTCTTCCATGCGATGAAAACTCGATGTGGTCTACATCCAGAGAGACAGCATTATTCCTGTATGGTTGATCTTCTTGGCCGTGCAGGTTTTGTAAACGAAGCAGAAAAGTTACTCAAAGATACACCTTGGCAGGTTGATGCCATAATTTGGAGTTCGATCTTGAGGAGTTGCACGATTCATCACAATGAACAAGCGGGAAAAAGAGCTGCAAAAATCTTGATTGACCTTGAGCCAGAGGACCCTGCTCTCTGGTTACAAGCATCAAACTTTTATTACGAAATTGGGgattttgaaacttcaaaagaGTTCCGGGAGGTTGCGGTGGCAAGAAAGATGAGAAAGGATATAGGTCAAAGTTATATTGAGGTTCTTGATCATGGCTAG